One genomic window of Hyperolius riggenbachi isolate aHypRig1 chromosome 7, aHypRig1.pri, whole genome shotgun sequence includes the following:
- the LOC137525462 gene encoding phosphatidylinositol transfer protein beta isoform-like: MVLIKEYRVRLPISVEEYQVGQLFSVAEASKDNTGGGEGIEVLKNEPYEREGEKGQYTHKIYHLQSRVPSFVKMIAPEGSLVFHEKAWNAYPYCRTIVTNEYMKDDFFIKIETWHKPDFGNLENVHELDAETWNEVEVVPIDIADRSDISEDDYKPEEDPAVYRSEKTGRGPLTKDWMHEVLNNPTCPHMCAYKLVTVKFRWWGLQGRMEKFIHKQEKRLFTNFHRQLFCCLDRWVDLNMDDIRRMEDETQKELDEMRQKGQVRGMTAKDD; this comes from the exons ATGGTGCTCATTAAGGAGTA TCGTGTCCGTCTGCCCATATCTGTAGAAGAG TACCAGGTGGGTCAGCTCTTCTCAGTGGCTGAAGCCAGCAAGGACAACACAGGCGGTGGAGAGGGCATAGAAGTGCTGAAGAATGAGCCTTATGAGCGGGAGGGAGAAAAGGGACAATACACTCACAAGATCTATCACTTACAGAG TCGAGTTCCCAGTTTTGTGAAGATGATCGCCCCGGAAGGTTCCCTGGTATTTCACGAGAAGGCCTGGAATGCGTACCCCTACTGCCGCACAA TTGTCACA AATGAATACATGAAAGATGACTTTTTTATCAAAATCGAGACCTGGCATAAACCCGACTTTGGGAACCTGGAAAAT GTACATGAATTGGACGCAGAGACCTGGAATGAGGTTGAAGTTGTGCCAATCGACATTGCAGATCGCTCTGACATTTCAGAAGAC GACTACAAACCAGAAGAGGACCCTGCAGTGTACAGATCGGAGAAGACAGGGAGAGGGCCGCTAACCAAGGATTGGATG CACGAGGTTCTGAACAACCCCACTTGTCCTCACATGTGTGCCTACAAGCTAGTGACTGTCAAATTCCGATGGTGGGGCCTTCAGGGTAGGATGGAGAAATTTATTCACAAG CAAGAGAAGCGCCTCTTCACAAACTTCCACCGCCAGCTCTTCTGCTGTCTGGACCGATGGGTGGACCTGAACATGGACGACATCCGCCGCATGGAAGACGAGACACAGAAAGAACTTGATGAG ATGCGGCAAAAAGGACAAGTCAGGGGGATGACTGCAAAGGACGACTAA